Below is a genomic region from Drosophila albomicans strain 15112-1751.03 chromosome 2R, ASM965048v2, whole genome shotgun sequence.
TTAGGCTCCTTTGGACTCTTTTGTCCAGCTCCCTCAACAGTAACATCATGTGCTGCCGAACGACTTTGTTTTCGGGAAGCAGCTTCCTTATCCTTTTTGTCGCTTTTCCTTGCATTACAGTTTTCATCGTCGGTAGCCAACTGATAGTCCTTGGAGTCATCTTCACTCAGTACAGGCTCCTCGTTTTCTTCCGATTGCTCCGAAGATTTTGCTGAGTATCCAAGTACTTCATAGACTTGCAATACACCGCCCAAACCAGGATAGAACATCTCATCCCGATAATGAACCTGCAGGTTTTCCCTTATCCAGTTGCGTAGTTTCTGATTATATGTCTTGGGACTGATGCCCTGAAACCGATAGCAATTGCTGAGAGTTCTGTAGAACTTCACGAGTATGAAGGAAGCTTCGGCAGAGCGCAAATTGTAGATTCGTCGATGCTTGAAAGGCAAGAATATATTGCTTAGATAGCCATCGCTATCCTCGGCCTCCAGATGCGGCAGCGGCACCAACATTTGCTCCCTCTGCGCATCCTCATTGACACAGCTCTGATCGAGCAATGCACAACTCGAGGCATCATTTTCATTGCCTTGTTCCCCATTCAATCGAATGGGTTTAATGTGCACTGTCTTCAGCTGGCAGAGCACATCTGCTACAGGAATTTTCCAGCCATTGCCATTTGTGTTGAGCATCTGTCGACACTGGCGATACAGTGTCACCAAACGCTCCACGGTGCACAGCTTTAAGCGTCCTGCATAGTAAGAGACTTGTGCCACAGGCAACAGATAAAAGCGCAAATAGCCACCCAAGGCATCGTAGAAGGCACTTTGTAGCAGTCGCCTTGAGTCCGTATCGGTCATGCGTTTCACTAGCTGATTGACACTATTGAAGTACTTCATTAGCGTGTAGACAATGCCATCGTGTAGTAGACATTGAGGATAGGATTTGGGTACAAGCATTTCAAAGTCCCTTCGTGCGGACATCAGCGCAATATCCTCGGCGGAGAAGCATTTCTTGGGATAGCTGCCGAAGAGATTGGTGCCCAGGAATGTGTCTTCATCGCTGGCACTGCGAGAGCACTTCTGACTCGACTGTggttcctgctgctgttcaaTGTGAGCATCCAGTTCATCGGGCGAGGCAGCTGCATAGTATGTGGCCTTGATGCGATCCTCAATGCTGCGCATTAGATCGCTGTGATCGAAGGGATTATCTTCAACTTGAGGATGGGCCTGCTCAAAATGCTGAGCGGCTGTCAGTTCATTGAGTTTGGCATTAGAGTTGAGACTATTGCGATATTGGTGCATTTCGGAGGAGAGCATCGATTGCAGTGTTAGCTCATTCTGAAAGTCAGTGGGCACCTCCAGTGTGGACACATCGATGCTATAGATGGGACAACCGCCGGGCGCCAGAAACAATAGCAACGAGAACAGCACATAAATGTTCATTATTTCTATAGagatttcattgttgtttttgaagCTGGAATGCTTCGATCTTGATAGTAACTTTAAGATATACAGATGAACACAAATTACCACAACAAATTACAAGTTCGctatatatttgaaaacaacGTTTCAAGCAACAATGCTAAACCGCCAATTTCGGGACcgtaaaacaattattattacagcACGCGACACGGCGGAAATCGAACGCAGCAATCTGGTGAACATCTGTAAGCTGGTCGTCAAGGAGCTATTGGAGCAATCGTTGCGCTATGGACGCATGCTCGACTCGGATCATCTGCCGCTGCAGCACTTTTTCATTGTCATCGAGCATGTGCTGGGCCATGGCCTGAGGCCCAAGAAGGGTTTGCTCGGGCCGCGCAAAGAGCTCTGGGATCTGTTGCAGAGCGTCGAGAACTATTGCCCCGAGGCGCAGGACATCACGGCCAGCGTTCGGGATCTGCCCACGGTGCGCACGCACATTGGACGTGCTCGGGCCTGGCTGCGCATTGCGCTGATGCAAAAGAAGCTATCCGATTACCTGCAGGCGCTGATCGAGCATCGCGATGACTCGCTCCTCGATTACTACGAGCCGCATGCGCTCATGATGAGCGATGAGGTCTGTTTTGTGGATGTTTTATGCTCGGATTTGGCATAATTAGCCTTCccccatttgccatttttacaGATTGTGGTTATTATGGGCATATTGGTTGGTCTCAATGTCATCGATTGCAATCTGTGCGTCAAGGAAGAGGATCTGGATTCGCAGCAGGGCGTCATTGATTTCTCGCTTTATTTGCGCTCCAGTTCGCGCAATGCTGAGCCCAACGAGGAGTCCTCAGCACCGCCGGCGCCAATCGATGCAGCTGGACAGGGCAACATGATTGCTGTGCTCGATCAGAAGAACTACATTGAGGAGCTCAATCGACATCTCAAGTGCGTTAGAAGCACCGTTGACAAACGGAAGACATTCGAGTAATctttaaacacattttcagTGCAACTGTGGCAAATCTGCAGGCCAAGGTGGAGTCGCTGACCACTACAAATGCGCTGATGAAGGAGGATCTGGCCATTGCCCGCAACAGTCTGCTGGCGCTCCAAGCCGAGAATCAAGCCATGCGACAATCTGCCAGTCAGACTGCGCACTCCGACAACAGCTCtaatggcagcagcagtgacAAGGAGAAGGCGCAACAGTTCGAGGCTGTCAATGCCGAGTTGTCGGATCAGCGCAAAAAGACAAGCGAACTGGACAAAGAGCTCAAATTGCAGGTGTCCTTGAAGGCCGAGTCCGATATGGCCATGAAGCTGCTGGAGAAGGACATTCACGAGAAGCAGGACACGATTGTGTCGCTGCGACGACAATTGGATGACATCAAACAGATCAATCTGGAGATGTATCGCAAGTTGCAGGTGCGTatatcctcctcctccccctcttcCCCAGACTCCACACCCAACATCAGCATCACACAACTTAACTCATCTGATCACATTCATCATCAACATGAGCTCATTTGGTCGCTAGTTATTGGTTTGTTTGCTGTCTTTGGTTTAATCTTTCAACAAATTCGACCCAAGTTGTAAGCGTAATTTGACGCTATTTTGTCAATAAGTTATCAATCGAAAAAACAActtcaaaaaaagaaaaacaaaatataatttacctcgtttaaaattcaattaggaATGTGAAGATGAACTCACACAGAAAGGCGAGATGGTCTCTCGTTTGCAAACGAAAGCCTCACAAATTGGTAACATTTTACAATCGCTAGAAAAGAAATACGAATCCAAGCTCGTCGAACAGCAACAGGTGAGCGCCGGCTGCAGTTCCTCATCATCTGGCGGGGTCGATCGATCACCCAACACTCGACGTCAGCAGAATCTCCAAAAGTTCGAAGCACTCACCAAGAAGCACAAACAGGACACTGGACCGCCCATGAAGCGACTTCACCTCAAAATGGATGGCATTCCGCCCTTTAATCCCAACAACTATCGCAAGTCTCCAGCCAATGCAGCTCCTCCTCCGCCCCTGGAGCAGCAGTCTCAATTGCTGGCCGGAgatgccgctgccgctgccattaAGACGCCCACATCCGCCAAGTCGTTGAACGATGAACTGGCcgaggcagctgctgctgtgaccCAGCACTTTAAGATTGGCGGCGATGGATCTCGCAGTGATTATGCGCTGTCCCAGGATCAGGAGACGACGACGCTGGGCAATACTTAAATCGCAGTGGCGAACTgtagttattaattaattgttgagAAGGCATTTATTTAAGTTCTACGAGTATAACAATCTATAATTTCTGCTggatgcgtgtgtgtgtatatacacTCTATATACTTACGAGTTATGGTTCCTGATTCGATCTGACGACCTGCTGTCACCTGTTGTAGAGTTACAAAATAACCTAAATCGGAACACACAATGTGCAAAACCTGcttaacaaacaataaatgttATTAGCGAGtctatgttttatatatatacgataCGATATTACTTGAATGTACGATGCCTTCAATGCTTAGAGAAACTCCCTAGtcatactataaatattatatatatacacatactatatagaaaaacaaatgtataatCGTAACAAGTTGTTGATGAttctaaacaaaattataagcTGTTAGCCGAATTCCCTTCCTCTATATCCATGTCCCCCCCAAAAGAATAAAGAATTCCAAATCATATGTATAGTTATGGAGCTGAGTTATAGCATTATATTTACTCGATATGCATATGTACTTTCTTTCAACTTGCTTTACTAACaatgtaattatataaatatgtatctaCACCAACAATGTTAAAGGgactacatacacacatactcgtacTACTAATTACTATAGCTAAaccaaagaaataaaacttaTCTTAACTCTAGTCTTTCATTTCGAACTAACAAATATTTCTACATTTATGAGGTTGTGGATTGTTGCTTGCTTGTAAAGCAATTGTACAAAAGATTCTTGCATCTTTTCTTTATCGACAGGACTGCAATGCTTCGCTGAGCCACAAAACGGAATTAATGACCAAGTTAGAGTGCCAAAAGGAAGACATGGCGAGCACAATTGATAAATTAGAGAAAAAGTAAGAATGCTTTTTGGGGattttactataaaatatgTCATGATCAGAAAGCTATTGAGTTAAGTGGAATTTCACCAGTTCTGTCAGaaattttgtatgcatttatAGTGCAGTCTTTTAAGGAAAAATATATCGGAGCTATAGGTatagcaaaaaatattaatattgctcATTTAATGAGTTTCAATTACTGccaaaattaaagcaaactaTCTTCACTATGAATTTTTCTGAAAAGATcgatagtattttaattatttcacttaAATTTTCTTCAAAACTCATAGAGCTAACAAATATAGTGGATAATAACAAtgcttaaagtttttaaaattttttcaaaatcatAGAGAAGTATATAAAATcatagaaaagtatttaaattagagaagtattcaaattttagagaagtattttaaattagaaagGATAGTGAGATATTAAATAGTACATATTGAAAGTAAATACGAAGGTGTTTAATCAAAGTGATGTATTCCCTTCCCTGCCAGATGGACTAACGACAAGAGCAACTTGGGCGAGATACTGAAGAGCACATCGCAGACGTTATCCACCCAAGTCACGGCAAGCGAAGAGCGAGCAGCTAGAGCCGAGGCAGAAAGTCGCATTGAACGTGAATGGCGCAGCTCGTTGCAGGAGAAGGAACTGAGGCTGAAGGAGAAGATTGCGACGCTACAAAGCTGCGTCAAAGAGCTCAACGAGGAGAAACAGAAGAACGAGAAGCTAAGGCTTGACTTGGAGAAGGTGCGCACTCAATGGAGCGAGGCACAAACAACGCTCGAAGAACTAGGCATTCAACTGAGTgtcagcaaattgaaaatctcCGAGTTCCAGGACAACGAACGACGTCATCAGCAGCTACTCTCGGGCTCATCGCAGTCCCTGCAACAGACGACACCTGATACGGTCAGCAGCCCGGGCATTTGGGCGCCCGACTCGATTGCCACCCACTGCACCGCGTGCACACGGGAGTTTAACTTGACAAGGAGGAAGCATCACTGCCGCAGCTGTGGCGAGATCTTCTGCAAGGCGTGCTCGGAGCACACACTGCCGCTGCTCAATGCCCAGGGACAGCCTGGTCGACCTGTTCGGGTTTGTGATGCCTGTTATGCTTCCACTGGCAAATGATgaacaataaataatgtttctacatatacacacatttagtacgtttatatatacaactaaatatatatttgccaataattgttataaataaatattgttttttgagTCTGTGTAATACATACAAGTTATCCATTTACTGACTAGTTGCCGCTCATTCCCTGTACCCAATTGGCAAGTCATGCATTTAAcgaattcattttatataaagattaaaagcttgttcaaaattaaataaatattatattttaaaattatattataatagaAATCTTTATTTCTGAGGAAAAAATTCGTGCACTTATTGCTCTCATTGGTGTTTTACagctaaaataataaaaaattattatttttgaaatgattttataatatttttattttaatatcagcagatatttttattttcttaaaaagaataatttctcacttatttttaaatactaattttCAAATAACGACTATATTATGCTTGTGTGGCTGGATGTTTTCTTCACTGCAATTCAAAGCTGTTAACACTATTCCTGTctgttaacttaacagttaCTTTGCACATgcgtatttttagtatatttgccaaaattatcgataaacgataatCTAAAATGTTTACTGCAAGCCACTTACCGCCAGTATTCAAAGTTTTGTTTGCACCAtagaattgcaatttaatgttACGTTTCTTATTAGCGAAggtctgttttttttatatatattttcattacattGATGCGCAATAAAAGTGGTCATGCATCCCGgactcacacacaaaatgatTGTCTGCCAATTCAACGGCCATTATGTATCGCCATACACGCtgtcttttttaattaaatcaaataaaattcacaGCTGGCAGCGTACATAGCTAAATACAGCCCACGGGCTGTTCAAGAGTTATCATTAACATAACTTAAACCCGGAGCATGGCTGGGAAACACGCGCCCTTGtccaggcaggcaggcaggcataTGTGCAGATTCAACTAATAACAGTTACCTCACCTCGTCGATGGCAAAGGGGCGTTTTTTCCGCGCTCCTAACTGAGGGTTAGATAACCGGGTTGGGTAATCGCAAAGCAGAGAGAAGGAGGGGGTAACTGATGGAAATCGGAAACAGTGTTTGTGTTGCCAAACACACAATGGCTGTGAATTTTGAGAGCCAGGCTAAAGGGCGTTGCCTCTTCATGTTCTTCTGtgattgttattaaaaaattatacgaAAAACTGTGCACAATATTGTGTTATTATATTAACACCCGAGAGCGTGTCATAGCCAAAGTCAGAGACCTTCCTTGTTTTGGGCAAATGTGGCCAGCTCAAATTACGGGCTCAAGGCAGCATAATCCCATCGTCCTGCCCTTGCTAACGATCCTATAATAGCCCATTTACGTTAGGGtgtcaaatttgatttttttgtacCGGAATTCGcaatattgtataaaatgtgaaaatcgGAAAATGTTTGCTGCTTGAGCCATTTTTGTGCCACGGCAAATTGTTTGAAATGCGAGCATCCGGTTTTGGTGttatttttgccaatttcTGTGCTAATTTCCTAGGAATGCTTTTGGCGTGTGTCAAGTAACAGGGCCAGACACATTGCATATGCAACAAATAGCTGGCCAAATTcgattacaattacaaataaacaatttgtgccATCTCATGTGTATCTGGGATCTGCATATGACACCAAACCATCTTGCTACGAGTCACCAAAGAGAATGAGCGTGAGATTGAGGAAACTGAGCTAACAactttggcagcagcaacaggaaaacaaacaaacagcacaAAAGTTTCTGTGaacttttaacaaaatttcacGTTTCCTTGAATTCACGATACAAGGAGGagtgtgtatatagtatatagggAGCATTATGCTACTcggtattttatatttgtttcgTCCTTTGCtagccagcagcaacagcaacagcatcagcatcagcacgTGGAAGATGAAAATGGCTTCCGACTTTGTACGATACTCCTCACTCCTTGCAAATATATTATCGTCGAAGGCGGAAGAGaagtaaaatgtaatttcatgGCTCGCTGGGCGACGAGAACGAAATACAAGAGAGTTCAAAGTTTCAGCTTGTAGCGAAGGCTAACAGCGAACAGAGCTCTAGAGATGCTGGCAGGACACACAGGACTTGAAAGACGCCGGAAGTTATTTAATGAGATTTCTTTATGTCAAAGATAAGTCGAAgaagtctctctctctgtgtgtgttttttgcaaCTAAGAAAGCAGAAACAATATGCTAAAAGgcgacaaaaacaaacatgaaCAACCCACGAGGGTTGTGACTTTATTAACATGACGATGGTggcggcgacggcggcggcaACACGGCTGAAAAGGATAAGCGCAGACCGACAATTGTTGCACacacttgaaattaaattaacttttttctCGCCCCTGTCCACTTTggagtggctgctgctgttgctgctgcgtcgcTCGCTTTTGTTCAAATGCCTGCCGCTGACAGTTCCAAATGGAAAGCGTTTTGGAGCTGGACCGCAACCTGgagctgtagctgtagttATAGCTGTTGCCGGAGCCGGGGTCTTTACGCTTTTGGTTGCCTGCTGTACCgagcaaaccaaaaaagaaaaaaaagaagaagaccTTTCAAAATAGAGACAATGTTCGGCGGACAGTCTGATGCGTTCCCTCTTCGATGATTGCTCAAATATTGTCTTTGGTCGCGCTGCAAGAcgcaaaaacataaaacacaaGTTCAACtgcgcaacaacagcaacagcagcagcagcagcagcagcagcaacaacaactacaataataatcataaaacgtaaaacaaacaaatcgcaatcggaatgaatgaatgaggcAATGACGCAAGGAAATCTCATTAGCCGCGTGTCTTcaagtttcatttttaattttgaacaattttttctttttgttatctCTCTACCTTCAACCACAAAGATCTTTGTATACAACGCGAGTGTATGTGGTTTTTTCGGTGGTCTTGATCAAATAATTTTGCGGCCAATGcatggcaaatatttgtcaaCATTTTAAGGCACTTTTCTTTTGTCTCTCAATCTGACTGTCTGCCGGAATGGTGTATGGTAAGTGCCCCTCCAAGCCCCTACTGCACATGCTGTATATACCTTTTGTCACTGTCTCGACATCGACATCTGAATCAGAAGCAGTTCATCGTAACTTGCAGCCTGCTGCTCACTTGAGCACTTGAGTCGGAGTCTCGGTCTTCGCCCCGTCTTCGCTGTCGGAGGCATCAAAAGCAAAGAGACAtggtcaacagcagcaggcaagcGAAGTAGCAAGTAGCAATGATCCCCAAGTGATTTCAACTTTCGTCATCAGCAACCTTCTCCAtgaccatcatcatcatcatcttcgtcATCAGCACTTTGCATTTAAAGCAACTACAAGTAACGGCTACTTATATTTGTGTTACACTGTGTTGGGAAGCCAATTGCCATTCGCATCTAACCATCTTCAAGATGATCAAGTTTAGCCACACGATGTTTGTAACTTCAAATGAAAGGCATGTGTGGCAATACTCTACTAATGATCAGAGAGGAAAGAACTAGTTTCAGATACATTTTGCAGCTCTAATTAAAGAAGACAATTGAATTATCAAGAGattagttaaaaattaaatgtataaatagggaatataaaacaaaatctttGCAATAACACAAGTACTTCTTATGGAAAGAACTAgtttcatattcattttggATTTgtgattaaataaaacaattgaattaaaaaaaattctgtaattttaaaagaattgaaattcaaaaacaactttaatatgttttaagatatttgtaaaatacacATTGAGATTACTTGAATGGTGAAACTCGCTTTCATTCAttataacatataaaaatgttcaacaaagtattttttttaagtctgTTAATACTTTCGTATATTCCACTTAAGTAAGTTGGCATTCTtagaaaaattgcaaaataaataaactaaacttaAACTATAAACTAAGCTGCGGATGAGGGCATATCACATTCATCTTGCCGCTATAAAAtatctttcattttttttttctttactgaactctgtttttgttgttatttattgttgttaaacaCAGTTTGTTGCTGGCTACTGGTTACTGATTGATGCCTTGACTGCGGCAGTCGACGATGATTACGAGTATTGTTTGTATTGAACGATGCCGCCGTCGTCATTGCCGCTGCTCCCCCCCTGTGGATGCCTCCATGGAGCTCTGTGTTGGAGACGAGCTCATGCATGAAGAGTGGCGGCCAAGTCGACGACATAATGGACATGTTTCAGCTTTTGTTGGCTGAAGAAGTTGTCAGTGCGGTCCAACTGATTTGCATATTTGGCCCCCAgtaaaaacactttttaagTGGCcacccagcagcagcagcagcacacaacACATTTCTAGTtgcgtgtgcgagtgtgtgtgtgtgtgtgcgagcgtGTGGACTTtaaacaaagttaaaatatgAGAAATTGGCTCCACGCTGAAAACTGgtagcaacaactacaactacaactacaacaacgacgacgacgacaacaacaaataaaaaccaacAGATTCTAGCCATTTACAGTTGCCAACGAGCGAATGCGCGTGAGAGCAAGAAAGCGAGAGCCactgagtgagagagagcaagcaagGTTGTCCTTGTGCtgctctcacacacacactcaccgCATACAGCTTTGCTGCTCCTCTCTTCAGTTTGGAAACTTGTTTCTTTTGCGCCAGCCAACTGCCAAATACAACATTGTAGCCGCTTTGTGTTTTCATTGTGTGCGTTGCTATGTGTGACGCactgtgcgtgtatgtgtgaacAGTAACTCCGCCTTTGCGTGTAGGCGGAGTCTGTACGAAGAGCGCAAAACGTGCAGCGCACAGTAAAGAGAGAGCTAGAGATTGAGAGAGCGCAATGTGCGCAGAGCTTTTAAAATGTCGCCGATTCGTTCGCACACGTGACTTTTGCTTTACtacttgtatttgtttgttgctgctgcttttgctgcagctgctggcggcgtcgtcgccgtcgcagtttgtttcaattgcaataattttgtaaCATTCTAATAGGCCAATACGACCCACTGGCGCCGCCATTGCCTCCACAACTCCCCCTGCCATCATCATGGCATGTCTTATGTACAAACAACTTTAAGTTGTGCGCTATGGCAGCTGGAAAATACCCGGAGCGGCGATAGTTATCGTTAACTATCGAAAGGAATAGATTGCaagcattataaataaaatcttttgTGGGAATaggaatataataaattgaagaataggaataaaaataaatgaaaacagtgCTAAAGTATAAGgaagttaaaaaaaagatacaaagCCAGTACTGTTTCATATTTAActgaaaatattgttatataaaatgaactttagcttatttttatagagtgatatacttaatatgtgttctttaattaattgatgCTATAAGCAATACTATACAACTATTGAAGACCTAAGGCTACTGTTTTTCTACTTCCCCATgcataatatgtaatatattattacacacatacataaatataatatttatatatgtacttatatatattatattattaaacgAAATGTACATGAAATATTCgaatgaatatataattattagtaacttaaaattaaaactaggctactttacatttttttaaattgtgattTCTATGCTTTCTTGACTATTATAATGtatcaattcaaatttgtaatcttaaaatatgtttaagctactttaaacttttttaatttgtgattTCTATGCTTTCTTGACTATTATAATGtatcaattcaaatttgtaatattaaaatatgtttaagctactttaaatattttttaatttatgatttcttgattattaaaaattatcaattaaaaaatttaaaaatgtaacctaaaaaaatgtttatgcttttcagtaattaaataacaaactgTTAAATGTACACTAAAATTTTCCACTACAAAAAAGAACTGAAAGCTGATTTGTACTTAATCAACTGATCAAATAATTCCCCTTCCTGCAGCTATAACATTATTCACATCAAATGATTAACAGATCTGGAATTTATGGCatatgatttaaaattgtatttgggGGTGCGTTGTGCTGaacatttcataaatataaacaataaacaatgaTTGTTATTTAGCGTTCTAAGTCGGCTGCCGTTCCCCCTTTTATGAGCAGCTGCAAATGAATAGAAAAGTGGCAACATGccaaccaaaccaaaaaaacaagcTTTAACATTGCGAATGATTCCTGCGTCCCTTCAACGTTGACC
It encodes:
- the LOC117574004 gene encoding RUN and FYVE domain-containing protein 2 isoform X4, whose translation is MSTDDLLVRHEKSDDSTTSSSPATPTPAPSSSLNRLRDTLRRTESISSHIFNQISTQFSNAAAAAANSEIIDGTTTYPELPQTVATTTTTATTSPAFPAGKRKKPARDTAEIERSNLVNICKLVVKELLEQSLRYGRMLDSDHLPLQHFFIVIEHVLGHGLRPKKGLLGPRKELWDLLQSVENYCPEAQDITASVRDLPTVRTHIGRARAWLRIALMQKKLSDYLQALIEHRDDSLLDYYEPHALMMSDEIVVIMGILVGLNVIDCNLCVKEEDLDSQQGVIDFSLYLRSSSRNAEPNEESSAPPAPIDAAGQGNMIAVLDQKNYIEELNRHLNATVANLQAKVESLTTTNALMKEDLAIARNSLLALQAENQAMRQSASQTAHSDNSSNGSSSDKEKAQQFEAVNAELSDQRKKTSELDKELKLQVSLKAESDMAMKLLEKDIHEKQDTIVSLRRQLDDIKQINLEMYRKLQDCNASLSHKTELMTKLECQKEDMASTIDKLEKKWTNDKSNLGEILKSTSQTLSTQVTASEERAARAEAESRIEREWRSSLQEKELRLKEKIATLQSCVKELNEEKQKNEKLRLDLEKVRTQWSEAQTTLEELGIQLSVSKLKISEFQDNERRHQQLLSGSSQSLQQTTPDTVSSPGIWAPDSIATHCTACTREFNLTRRKHHCRSCGEIFCKACSEHTLPLLNAQGQPGRPVRVCDACYASTGK
- the LOC117574004 gene encoding FYVE and coiled-coil domain-containing protein 1 isoform X2, yielding MRGLVEDAKKTKLNNNNNNSVTRAKSGMSSTTSAASSSSRQMKGVIKTPTTATTTSVGVKKTPQSMQQQVGKSTKSAASSTAMQAAATTTGTTTESSSNAKTATAKAQKGQNQPQQQSTTAVTVTPTVAPASAPAPVLPPQSSQQQQQQQQLQPYNNNSNTIALPKASHANTNEELAGGVQDTIYLCNFRVSVDGEWLCLKELQDIDVAGGVKTVGGGAAALNVNAGNSIGNSIAAAAGGGNSMGISNVQSSRHQQSNHQFGQRNKRYSGLSTAASSTLEDNGIMAIENLIGRRLCDVVGSNALAAPPHQQHKNVGLIGGTLAEWSHLSRDTAEIERSNLVNICKLVVKELLEQSLRYGRMLDSDHLPLQHFFIVIEHVLGHGLRPKKGLLGPRKELWDLLQSVENYCPEAQDITASVRDLPTVRTHIGRARAWLRIALMQKKLSDYLQALIEHRDDSLLDYYEPHALMMSDEIVVIMGILVGLNVIDCNLCVKEEDLDSQQGVIDFSLYLRSSSRNAEPNEESSAPPAPIDAAGQGNMIAVLDQKNYIEELNRHLNATVANLQAKVESLTTTNALMKEDLAIARNSLLALQAENQAMRQSASQTAHSDNSSNGSSSDKEKAQQFEAVNAELSDQRKKTSELDKELKLQVSLKAESDMAMKLLEKDIHEKQDTIVSLRRQLDDIKQINLEMYRKLQECEDELTQKGEMVSRLQTKASQIGNILQSLEKKYESKLVEQQQVSAGCSSSSSGGVDRSPNTRRQQNLQKFEALTKKHKQDTGPPMKRLHLKMDGIPPFNPNNYRKSPANAAPPPPLEQQSQLLAGDAAAAAIKTPTSAKSLNDELAEAAAAVTQHFKIGGDGSRSDYALSQDQETTTLGNT
- the LOC117574004 gene encoding RUN and FYVE domain-containing protein 2 isoform X3 produces the protein MRGLVEDAKKTKLNNNNNNSVTRAKSGMSSTTSAASSSSRQMKGVIKTPTTATTTSVGVKKTPQSMQQQVGKSTKSAASSTAMQAAATTTGTTTESSSNAKTATAKAQKGQNQPQQQSTTAVTVTPTVAPASAPAPVLPPQSSQQQQQQQQLQPYNNNSNTIALPKASHANTNEELAGGVQDTIYLCNFRVSVDGEWLCLKELQDIDVAGGVKTVGGGAAALNVNAGNSIGNSIAAAAGGGNSMGISNVQSSRHQQSNHQFGQRNKRYSGLSTAASSTLEDNARDTAEIERSNLVNICKLVVKELLEQSLRYGRMLDSDHLPLQHFFIVIEHVLGHGLRPKKGLLGPRKELWDLLQSVENYCPEAQDITASVRDLPTVRTHIGRARAWLRIALMQKKLSDYLQALIEHRDDSLLDYYEPHALMMSDEIVVIMGILVGLNVIDCNLCVKEEDLDSQQGVIDFSLYLRSSSRNAEPNEESSAPPAPIDAAGQGNMIAVLDQKNYIEELNRHLNATVANLQAKVESLTTTNALMKEDLAIARNSLLALQAENQAMRQSASQTAHSDNSSNGSSSDKEKAQQFEAVNAELSDQRKKTSELDKELKLQVSLKAESDMAMKLLEKDIHEKQDTIVSLRRQLDDIKQINLEMYRKLQECEDELTQKGEMVSRLQTKASQIGNILQSLEKKYESKLVEQQQVSAGCSSSSSGGVDRSPNTRRQQNLQKFEALTKKHKQDTGPPMKRLHLKMDGIPPFNPNNYRKSPANAAPPPPLEQQSQLLAGDAAAAAIKTPTSAKSLNDELAEAAAAVTQHFKIGGDGSRSDYALSQDQETTTLGNT
- the LOC117574004 gene encoding protein RUFY3 isoform X6, whose protein sequence is MSTDDLLVRHEKSDDSTTSSSPATPTPAPSSSLNRLRDTLRRTESISSHIFNQISTQFSNAAAAAANSEIIDGTTTYPELPQTVATTTTTATTSPAFPAGKRKKPARDTAEIERSNLVNICKLVVKELLEQSLRYGRMLDSDHLPLQHFFIVIEHVLGHGLRPKKGLLGPRKELWDLLQSVENYCPEAQDITASVRDLPTVRTHIGRARAWLRIALMQKKLSDYLQALIEHRDDSLLDYYEPHALMMSDEIVVIMGILVGLNVIDCNLCVKEEDLDSQQGVIDFSLYLRSSSRNAEPNEESSAPPAPIDAAGQGNMIAVLDQKNYIEELNRHLNATVANLQAKVESLTTTNALMKEDLAIARNSLLALQAENQAMRQSASQTAHSDNSSNGSSSDKEKAQQFEAVNAELSDQRKKTSELDKELKLQVSLKAESDMAMKLLEKDIHEKQDTIVSLRRQLDDIKQINLEMYRKLQECEDELTQKGEMVSRLQTKASQIGNILQSLEKKYESKLVEQQQVSAGCSSSSSGGVDRSPNTRRQQNLQKFEALTKKHKQDTGPPMKRLHLKMDGIPPFNPNNYRKSPANAAPPPPLEQQSQLLAGDAAAAAIKTPTSAKSLNDELAEAAAAVTQHFKIGGDGSRSDYALSQDQETTTLGNT